From one Streptomyces sp. CA-210063 genomic stretch:
- the recA gene encoding recombinase RecA yields MAGTDHEKALDTALAQIERKFGRGAVMRLGERPNEPIEVIPTGSTALDVALGVGGLPRGRVVEVYGPESSGKTTLTLHAVANAQKAGGSVAFIDAEHALDPEYAKKLGVDTDNLILSQPDNGEQALEIADILIRSGAIDLIVIDSVAALVPRAEIEGEMGDSHMGLQARLMSQALRKITGALSQSQTTAIFINQLREKIGVMFGSPETTTGGRALKFYASVRLDIRRIETLKDGTDAVGNRTRVKVVKNKVAPPFKQAEFDILYGHGISREGGLIDMGVENGFVRKAGAWYTYEGDQLGQGKENARNFLKDNPDLADEIEKKILEKLGIGVPAKAAVAEGTGAVPVPDAARASAGNVA; encoded by the coding sequence ATGGCAGGAACCGACCACGAAAAGGCGCTGGACACCGCGCTCGCACAGATCGAGCGGAAATTTGGCAGGGGCGCGGTCATGCGCCTCGGCGAGCGGCCCAATGAGCCCATCGAGGTCATCCCCACCGGGTCGACCGCACTCGACGTCGCCCTCGGCGTGGGCGGTCTGCCCCGCGGCCGCGTGGTGGAGGTATACGGGCCGGAGTCCTCCGGCAAGACGACCCTGACGTTGCACGCAGTAGCGAACGCACAGAAGGCCGGCGGCTCGGTGGCCTTCATCGACGCCGAGCACGCACTCGACCCCGAGTACGCCAAGAAGCTCGGCGTCGACACCGACAACCTCATCCTGTCCCAGCCGGACAACGGCGAACAGGCTCTGGAGATCGCCGACATCCTGATCCGCTCCGGCGCGATCGACTTGATCGTGATCGACTCCGTCGCGGCCCTGGTGCCACGCGCCGAGATCGAGGGCGAGATGGGCGACTCCCACATGGGTCTGCAGGCCCGTCTGATGAGCCAGGCGCTGCGGAAGATCACCGGCGCGCTGAGCCAGTCCCAGACCACCGCGATCTTCATCAACCAGCTCCGCGAGAAGATCGGCGTGATGTTCGGCTCCCCGGAGACCACGACCGGTGGCCGCGCGCTGAAGTTCTACGCCTCGGTGCGACTCGACATCCGCCGCATCGAGACACTGAAGGACGGCACCGACGCGGTCGGCAACCGTACCCGCGTCAAGGTCGTCAAGAACAAGGTCGCCCCGCCCTTCAAGCAGGCCGAGTTCGACATCCTCTACGGCCACGGCATCAGCCGCGAGGGCGGCCTGATCGACATGGGCGTGGAGAACGGCTTCGTCCGCAAGGCCGGCGCCTGGTACACGTACGAGGGCGACCAGCTCGGCCAGGGCAAGGAGAACGCCCGCAACTTCCTCAAGGACAACCCCGACCTCGCCGACGAGATCGAGAAGAAGATCCTCGAGAAGCTCGGAATCGGGGTACCGGCGAAGGCCGCAGTCGCCGAGGGCACGGGCGCCGTCCCGGTCCCTGATGCCGCCCGGGCCTCGGCGGGAAACGTCGCCTGA